In a genomic window of Acropora muricata isolate sample 2 chromosome 2, ASM3666990v1, whole genome shotgun sequence:
- the LOC136909418 gene encoding ribosome quality control complex subunit NEMF-like translates to MKTRFTTVDLCAIITELKESLLGMRVANIYDIDNKTYLIRLGKTDCKVMLLVESGNRISTTEFEWPKNLMPSGFSMKCRKHIRSRRLVNISQLGVDRIVDLQFGSDEAAYHLIIELYDRGNVVLTDYEYTILNLLRTRKDSEDVRFAVREKYPVHSARQREPLMSQERLQEIIKESKEGTELKKAINPHVVYGAALLEHCLLEEGFAGNVKIGEGFNIQQDLPRVMEALKKADDFLEQTLVDKCKGFIVQKREQKPSSNMNENGSHNELLTYQEFHPFLLNQHKNGPYLEFPTFDKAVDEFFSKLEGQKIDLKALSQEKSAVKKLDNIRNDHQKRISELQKSQDLDMLKAGLVELNLELVDKAILIVNSAIANQIDWSEINNIVKEAQAQGDQVACAIAALKLETNRVTMNLRDPYDFSDSDSDLDEEEDQKNSRKKKKKKGPQFTKVNINLSLSAYGNARSFYDKKRFSSKKEQKTIDASEKALKSAERKTKETLKEVETTTRIKKARKTYWFEKFLWFISSENFLVIGGRDQQQNELVVKRYLEPGDLYVHADLHGATSVIIKNPSGQPVPPKTLNEAGCMAVCYSAAWEARIVTSAWWVHHQQVSKTAPSGEYLTTGSFMIRGKKNFLPPCYLVMGFGFLFKLDESCVENHVNERRVRTVEEIEPIVAETETEEELTIQDESDDENETKATPNETAEQEEDEEEEESLFPDTSIDLQLTKEGKVQLQRGTNKPPDGEEGKGASLDGNNQSSGKQRLSAKQRRDNKKKSKQSKEGLSQENEGNDKFEGENNDEEIRKKSSKSTEQQRQHQQQQQQQQQQLKRGKKAKLKKIKEKYGEQDEEERQMMMEILASAGPAKESKADKRKKEKKGSKSNRPVSGRPAYKDARPNIAHVDENFQVKQNANNIEVESGGQSKEENLTNKVNEINLRENGPEGNNGEKTSDSAEKDSENSELVAEKSSDCNHEKDLTNNEEHVNAAEPPGEEESSTTIEKENIVISDDEEDLTPKESVSLLDSLTGCPLTDDLLLFAVPVCAPYTAVQGYKYKVKLTPGTARRGKAAKTALNTFLFSKEASHLEKDLMKTLKDNDLSRYIPGKVKVSAPNLQKIKKK, encoded by the exons ATGAAAACGCGTTTTACTACAGTTGATCTTTGTGCCATCATAACGGAGTTGAAAGAAAG TCTTCTAGGAATGAGagtggcaaatatttacgataTTGACAACAAGACCTACCTGATTCGATTGGGGAA GACTGACTGCAAAGTCATGCTACTGGTTGAGTCTGGGAATAGAATAAGTACAACAGAGTTTGAATGGCCCAAGAATCTTATGCCATCTGGATTTTCCATGAAG TGCCGGAAGCATATTCGCTCTCGTCGACTAGTGAACATTTCACAGCTGGGAGTTGATCGTATTGTGGATTTACAATTTGGTTCAGATGAGGCAGCCTATCATTTGATCATTGAACTTTACGACAGG GGCAATGTTGTGCTCACAGATTATGAATACACAATTTTGAATCTTCTAAGAACAAGAAAAGATTCAGAAGATGTGCGATTTGCAGTGCGTGAAAAATATCCTGTTCATTCGGCAAGACAAAGGGAACCACTCATGAGCCAAGAAAG GTTACAAGAAATAATAAAGGAGAGTAAGGAAGGAACAGAGTTGAAAAAGGCTATCAACCCTCATGTTG TTTATGGTGCTGCTCTGTTGGAGCATTGCCTTCTTGAAGAAGGATTTGCAGGAAATGTGAAGATTGGTGAAGGATTTAACATTCAGCAAG ACCTTCCAAGAGTTATGGAGGCACTAAAAAAAGCTGATGATTTCCTGGAGCAAACTCTTGTGGACAAATGCAAG ggttttattgttcaaaaaagagaacagaaaCCATCAAGTAACATGAATGAAAATGGGAGTCACAATGAACTGCTCAC ATATCAGGAATTTCATCCGTTTTTGCTAAATCAACACAAAAATGGTCCATATTTGGAATTTCCAACATTTGACAAG GCAGTGGATGAGTTCTTTTCAAAGTTGGAGGGACAAAAGATTGACTTGAAAGCGCTTAGTCAAGAAAAGTCTGCGGTTAAGAAACTCGACAATATCAGAAACGATCATCAGAAACGAATATCAGAATTACAAAAATCCCAG GATCTCGACATGCTCAAGGCAGGCCTTGTTGAACTTAATCTAGAATTG gTGGATAAGGCCATCTTGATTGTCAATAGcgcgatagccaatcagattgacTGGTCTGAAATCAACAACATTGTAAAGGAAGCTCAAGCACAGGGGGACCAAGTGGCCTGTGCTATTGCCGCACTCAAGCTGGAGACAAATCGTGTCACCATGAATCTTAG GGATCCGTACGATTTTTCCGATTCTGATTCCGATCTAGATGAGGAAGAAGATCAGAAAAACtctagaaagaaaaagaagaaaaag GGTCCACAGTTTACCAAAGTCAACATCAATTTGTCCTTATCGGCATATGGAAATGCCAGAAG CTTTTATGATAAAAAGAGATTTTCTTCTAAGAAAGAACAGAAAACGATTGATGCGTCAGAAAAG GCCTTGAAATCAGCAGAACGAAAAACGAAAGAGACACTTAAAGAAGTAGAAACCACAACGCGAATAAAGAAGGCAAGGAAGACATATTGGTTTGAAAAGTTCCTGTGGTTTATTAGCTCTGAAAATTTCTTGGTCATCGGTGGCCGCGATCAGCAACAAAACGAACTTGTGGTGAAAAGATACTTGGAGCCAG GTGATCTGTACGTTCACGCGGACCTCCATGGCGCTACCAGCGTTATAATAAAGAACCCCAGCGGCCAGCCCGTGCCTCCAAAGACCTTGAATGAAGCTGGCTGCATGGCAGTCTGTTACAGCGCCGCCTGGGAAGCGCGTATTGTGACCTCCGCTTGGTGGGTACATCATCAGCAGGTGTCCAAAACGGCCCCCTCAGGAGAGTACCTCACGACCGGGAGCTTTATGATCAGGGGCAAAaagaacttcttaccgcctTGTTACCTAGTGATGGGCTTCGGTTTTTTGTTTAAGTTGGATGAGTCTTGTGTCGAGAATCACGTCAATGAGAGACGAGTACGAACAGTGGAGGAGATCGAACCAATCGTTGCG GAGACTGAAACCGAGGAGGAGCTTACGATCCAGGATGAAAGTGACGATGAAAATGAAACGAAAGCGACTCCCAACGAAACCGCTGAACAAGAAGAGgacgaagaagaggaagaaagtTTGTTTCCAGACACAAGCATCGACCTGCAGCTTACGAAGGAAGGAAA AGTGCAACTTCAGCGTGGTACAAATAAGCCACCAGATGGTGAAGAAGGGAAGGGCGCTTCATTAGACGGAAATAACCAG TCTTCAGGAAAACAACGTCTGTCAGCAAAACAAAGAAG ggacaataaaaagaaaagcaagcagAGCAAAGAGGGTCTCTCACAAGAGAACGAGGGAAACGACAAATTTGAAGGGGAAAATAATGATGAAGAGATCAGGAAG AAATCGAGCAAAAGTACTGAGCAGCAGCggcaacatcaacaacaacaacaacaacagcagcagcaacTCAAGAGAGGCAAGAAG gCTAAGCTTAAGAAGATTAAAGAGAAGTATGGCGAACAGGATGAAGAGGAAAGACAGATGATGATGGAAATTCTCGCC TCTGCTGGACCAGCAAAGGAATCGAAagcagacaaaagaaaaaaagagaaaaagggcAGCAAATCGAATAGACCGGTCAGTGGTAGACCGGCTTATAAAGATGCGCGACCAAACATTGCGCACGTCGATGAAAACTTTCAGGTGAAACAAAATGCAAACAACATAGAAGTGGAATCCGGTGGACAATCTAAGGAAGAAAACTTAACAAATAAAGTCAACGAAATAAACTTGCGAGAAAATGGGCCCGAAGGAAATAATGGAGAAAAAACGAGTGACTCTGCCGAGAAAGACAGTGAAAACAGCGAGTTAGTGGCAGAAAAATCAAGCGACTGTAACCACGAAAAGGATTTGACGAACAACGAAGAGCATGTTAATGCTGCGGAACCACCTGGTGAAG AGGAAAGTTCGACGACGATTGAGAAAGAAAATATT GTTATATCAGATGATGAAGAAGATCTTACGCCAAAG